The following proteins are encoded in a genomic region of Ostrea edulis chromosome 7, xbOstEdul1.1, whole genome shotgun sequence:
- the LOC125657107 gene encoding sodium-coupled monocarboxylate transporter 1-like — MTLANNNFAVADWIIFAGSLFLSGCIGIYHAISGGKQRTTKDFLMGNRKLKTLPVAVSILVSFLSAILILGAPAEMYTKGTQYYMNVFGQMAAVVLGTILFVPLFYPLKLTSMFEYVELRFKSRATRLTATARAVTADELIYTGVASFAPSTALQAVSGFPEWASFLLIGCVCTFYTFMGGLKAVVWVDAFQSIIMFGSLLAIIIKATVEVGGFGNVWELNDDWGRIDFWNFDVDPTIRHTFWALTLGGMVNWIGTFGASQQSMQRFCALPSLRQAKIAVLLNCVGVSVMVTCACAAGISVFAYYVMKGCDPYTNKDIKNTNQIIPNFVMEKLNFPGIPGLFIAGLFSGALSTVSSNLSSLVATAWEDVIKPHVHHKSDFVQTWITKCLVLVFGAIGVGVAFIVKTLGGTVLQVSLSFMGASGGALNGFIVLGAFFPCCNWIGAIVGPIVSYAVMMWIGIAKYSVIGVEEKLDFPTQNCPVKNTSTSLFTTQITPYPMTANTNMITTVNTHVSASPDELSGLDRLYSLSYLWYATLGLIISVVIGLIVSFITGPTKPKDLDPAYLIPWCDRLCCYLPSSFRSYCYCGVDHENQEPVLAIRYGNSVEDKEGNEPQVFVLSKDNNINNQHQLVDVKHNKPEKGFLVH; from the exons ATGACTCTTGCTAACAACAATTTTGCCGTAGCGGACTGGATTATATTTGCCGGAAGCCTTTTTCTTTCGGGATGTATCGGGATTTACCATGCAATTTCTGGCGGAAAACAGAGGACTACGAAGGATTTTCTGATGGGAAATCGAAAACTGAAGACACTTCCTGTAGCTGTATCAATCTTGGTTTCCTTCTTGTCCGCCATTTTGATTTTAGGCGCACCAGCAGAAATGTATACGAAAGGCACCCAATATTACATGAATGTCTTCGGCCAGATGGCAGCTGTTGTCTTGGGAACGATTCTCTTCGTTCCTTTGTTCTATCCTCTTAAACTTACCAGCATGTTTGAG TACGTTGAACTCCGCTTTAAATCGAGAGCAACACGTTTGACAGCAACTgccagggccgtaactgccgatgag CTGATATACACCGGAGTGGCATCGTTTGCTCCATCAACAGCCCTACAGGCTG TATCTGGATTTCCGGAATGGGCCTCGTTTTTACTGATTGGATGTGTGTGCACGTTCTACACATTCATG GGTGGCCTTAAAGCTGTGGTGTGGGTCGATGCTTTCCAGTCCATCATCATGTTCGGCAGTCTACTAGCAATCATAATCAAa GCTACTGTTGAAGTTGGCGGTTTTGGAAATGTCTGGGAATTAAATGATGACTGGGGTCGGATAGATTTTTGGAA TTTTGACGTTGACCCAACAATACGTCATACTTTTTGGGCCCTAACTCTTGGAGGAATGGTGAACTGGATCGGAACTTTTGGCGCCAGTCAGCAGAGTATGCAGAGGTTTTGTGCCCTCCCGTCACTGAGACAAGCCAAAAT AGCCGTCCTCCTGAACTGTGTGGGAGTGTCTGTGATGGTGACCTGTGCATGTGCAGCTGGTATATCTGTATTTGCGTACTACGTCATGAAAGGATGTGATCCATACACCAACAAAGAcatcaaaaatacaaaccag ATTATTCCGAATTTTgtaatggagaagctgaatttTCCAGGAATACCGGGCCTTTTCATTGCTGGTCTTTTCAGTGGAGCTTTAAG TACGGTATCATCGAATCTAAGTTCTTTGGTAGCCACGGCGTGGGAAGACGTCATCAAACCACACGTTCACCATAAGTCGGACTTCGTGCAAACGTGGATAACAAAATGTTTAG TTCTGGTTTTTGGGGCCATCGGTGTCGGAGTTGCCTTTATCGTGAAAACTTTAGGTGGGACTGTATTACAG GTATCTCTGAGTTTTATGGGAGCCTCTGGTGGAGCCCTGAATGGATTTATAGTGCTGGGGGCCTTCTTTCCGTGTTGTAATTGGATT GGAGCAATAGTAGGTCCTATCGTGTCTTATGCTGTCATGATGTGGATTGGCATCGCCAAGTACAGTGTCATAGGAGTTGAAGAAAAGCTTGATTTTCCCACGCAAAACTGCCCTGTCAAAAACACAAGCACCTCACTGTTCACCACCCAGATTACACCTTACCCAATGACGGCTAACACCAACATGATTACGACAGTGAACACCCATGTTTCTGCGTCACCAGATGAGCT GTCTGGATTGGACCGCCTGTATTCGCTGTCCTACCTCTGGTACGCCACTCTCGGATTAATTATATCCGTCGTGATCGGTTTAATTGTTAGTTTTATTACAG GGCCTACAAAACCTAAAGATCTTGACCCTGCTTATTTGATCCCTTGGTGTGACAGACTTTGTTGTTATCTTCCGTCATCATTCAGGTCTTACTGTTACTGTGGAGTCGACCATGAAAATCAG GAGCCAGTACTCGCCATACGGTACGGGAACTCTGTAGAGGACAAGGAAGGGAATGAACCACAAGTATTCGTTTTATCAAAGGACAACAACATCAATAACCAACATCAGCTGGTCGATGTTAAGCACAATAAACCGGAAAAGGGATTTTTGGTTCATTAA